One window from the genome of Candidatus Rhabdochlamydia sp. T3358 encodes:
- the rpsQ gene encoding 30S ribosomal protein S17, with the protein MEKQADQEFNVKRKIREGIVVSNKMQKTIKVRVNRTFKHPDFNKVITRGKIYYAHVEEGVIEIGKLVKIIETRPLSKLKRWRVLQVL; encoded by the coding sequence ATGGAAAAACAAGCAGATCAAGAGTTTAACGTAAAGCGTAAGATTAGAGAAGGTATAGTTGTTTCTAACAAAATGCAAAAAACGATTAAAGTGCGTGTAAATCGTACATTCAAGCATCCTGATTTTAATAAAGTGATTACACGTGGTAAAATTTATTACGCTCATGTTGAAGAAGGAGTGATTGAGATTGGAAAGCTTGTAAAAATTATTGAAACGCGTCCTCTTTCAAAATTGAAAAGATGGCGTGTATTGCAAGTTCTTTAG
- the rpmC gene encoding 50S ribosomal protein L29 → MPKAKELRDQSKEELQALYTDLSKEIFELRNELKTTRKLEKPHLIQLKKRDRARVLTVLQEKKA, encoded by the coding sequence ATGCCAAAAGCAAAAGAATTAAGAGATCAATCAAAAGAAGAATTACAAGCTCTTTATACCGATTTATCTAAAGAGATTTTTGAGTTGCGCAATGAGTTAAAGACAACACGTAAATTGGAAAAACCTCATTTAATCCAATTAAAAAAAAGAGATAGAGCAAGAGTCTTGACAGTCCTTCAAGAGAAAAAGGCGTAA
- the rplP gene encoding 50S ribosomal protein L16 has protein sequence MALMPVRTKHRKTQKGSRSGLSKSGNFVEFGEFGMKVLERGDIKANQIEACRVAINRHFQRRGQVWIRIFPHKPVTRKPAETRMGKGKGAVDHWVAVVQPGRVLFEVAGVSKADAQNALRRAAAKLGLRTRFVERVERV, from the coding sequence ATGGCCTTAATGCCTGTTCGTACAAAGCATAGAAAAACTCAAAAAGGAAGTCGTTCCGGATTAAGTAAAAGCGGTAATTTTGTAGAATTTGGTGAGTTTGGAATGAAAGTTCTTGAAAGAGGTGACATAAAGGCTAATCAAATTGAAGCTTGTAGAGTTGCCATCAATCGACATTTTCAGCGTCGTGGCCAAGTTTGGATCCGAATTTTTCCGCATAAACCTGTGACTAGGAAACCAGCTGAAACTCGTATGGGAAAAGGAAAAGGTGCCGTGGATCACTGGGTAGCTGTTGTTCAGCCTGGTAGAGTACTATTTGAAGTGGCTGGGGTGTCCAAAGCAGATGCGCAAAATGCGTTAAGAAGAGCAGCAGCTAAGTTAGGGCTTCGTACTAGATTTGTTGAACGAGTAGAGCGAGTATAA
- the rpsC gene encoding 30S ribosomal protein S3, with translation MGQKTSPIGFRLIRNKRWRSLWYANKQEFGDLLGEDAKIRKHLMKKSCCVGTSKIIIRRMSGKVEVTIHTARPGLVIGKKAAELDILKQELGKLTGKEIWIEVEEIKRPDLEAQLVAENIARQLERRIPFRRIMKKAMQATMDAGAIGVKVQISGRIGGAEIARVEWYILGSVPLHTLRADIDYATARAETTYGSIGIKVCINKGEDEINRSKVVGG, from the coding sequence ATGGGTCAAAAGACATCGCCGATTGGATTTAGATTAATTAGAAATAAGAGATGGCGTTCTCTTTGGTATGCCAACAAACAGGAGTTTGGTGATTTACTAGGAGAAGATGCTAAGATTCGCAAGCATTTGATGAAAAAGTCTTGTTGTGTAGGCACTTCTAAAATCATTATTAGAAGAATGAGTGGTAAAGTAGAAGTGACCATTCATACAGCGCGCCCAGGCTTGGTTATTGGAAAAAAAGCTGCAGAACTCGATATCTTAAAGCAAGAGCTTGGAAAGTTAACAGGAAAAGAGATTTGGATTGAAGTTGAAGAAATTAAAAGACCAGATCTTGAGGCCCAACTTGTAGCTGAAAATATAGCTAGGCAGTTAGAGCGTCGAATCCCTTTTAGAAGAATTATGAAAAAAGCTATGCAAGCTACTATGGATGCAGGAGCTATTGGGGTTAAAGTGCAAATTTCAGGACGTATTGGTGGTGCTGAAATCGCTCGTGTGGAGTGGTATATATTAGGAAGTGTTCCTTTACATACATTGCGAGCCGATATTGATTATGCAACAGCTAGAGCTGAAACTACTTATGGTTCTATTGGAATCAAAGTATGCATTAATAAAGGCGAAGACGAAATAAATCGATCAAAAGTAGTAGGAGGCTAA
- the rplV gene encoding 50S ribosomal protein L22, whose product MPQAYAKTKYVRISPRKARLAADLIRGLKVEEAVVQLRFCKLKAGLLLQKTLNSAVANAETQLHIQRRDLIVKEVRVDAGPVLKRAKPKNRGGSHPIMKRTSHFTIAVAAE is encoded by the coding sequence ATGCCACAAGCTTATGCGAAAACAAAGTATGTGCGGATTAGTCCAAGAAAAGCGCGTTTAGCTGCTGATTTAATTAGAGGTCTCAAAGTTGAAGAGGCCGTAGTACAATTGCGTTTTTGTAAATTAAAAGCGGGACTGCTCCTGCAAAAGACATTAAATTCTGCAGTTGCTAATGCAGAAACACAGTTACACATTCAAAGGCGCGATTTAATTGTAAAAGAAGTAAGAGTGGATGCAGGACCTGTTTTAAAGCGTGCTAAACCGAAAAATAGGGGTGGAAGTCATCCAATCATGAAAAGAACTAGTCATTTTACAATAGCCGTGGCTGCTGAATAG
- the rpsS gene encoding 30S ribosomal protein S19, translating into MGRSLKKGPFVDHHLLDKVSVQNKNGKKNPIKTWSRRSMILPEMIGHTFDVHNGKRFISVFVSDNMVGHRLGEFSPTRVFKGHGSKKSTDSSKSATSGRG; encoded by the coding sequence ATGGGAAGATCGTTAAAAAAAGGACCATTTGTAGACCATCACTTATTAGATAAAGTAAGTGTGCAAAATAAAAATGGCAAGAAAAACCCTATCAAAACATGGTCGCGACGATCCATGATTCTTCCTGAAATGATTGGACATACTTTTGATGTTCACAATGGAAAGAGGTTTATTAGTGTTTTTGTGTCCGATAACATGGTAGGTCATCGTCTTGGTGAATTTTCACCAACGCGAGTGTTTAAAGGACATGGATCGAAAAAGAGTACAGATAGTTCTAAATCTGCAACTTCAGGAAGAGGTTAA
- the rplB gene encoding 50S ribosomal protein L2 yields the protein MLKKFRPTTAGQRHLVLTKQEALSCVKPEKSLIEKKKRTNGRNHHGHITCRHKGGGHKRFYRIVDFKRDKENIPAKVASIEYDPNRTAAIALLNYVDGEKRYILAPQGLKVGSVVATNDQGRFDVGFCMRLKHMPLGSIVHNIELYPGRGGQLVRSAGLSAQLMAKTDNGYVNLKMPSGEVRLIHENCRATFGAVSNPERNLRVEGKAGRSRWRGIRPTVRGTAMNPVDHPHGGGEGKHNGYLPQTPWAKDTKGRRTRSKKKSNKMIVKDRRK from the coding sequence ATGTTAAAAAAGTTTCGACCCACTACAGCAGGGCAGCGTCACCTTGTTTTAACCAAGCAAGAGGCTTTAAGCTGTGTAAAGCCTGAGAAATCTTTAATTGAAAAGAAGAAAAGAACAAATGGCCGTAACCACCATGGTCATATTACTTGTAGACATAAAGGTGGTGGTCATAAGCGTTTTTATCGCATTGTTGACTTTAAAAGAGATAAGGAAAACATACCTGCTAAAGTAGCATCTATTGAATATGATCCTAATAGAACAGCGGCTATTGCCCTATTGAACTATGTTGATGGAGAAAAGCGCTATATTTTAGCTCCGCAAGGATTGAAAGTAGGCTCTGTAGTAGCAACAAATGATCAAGGGCGATTTGATGTGGGTTTTTGTATGCGCTTAAAGCATATGCCTCTTGGATCAATTGTTCATAATATTGAACTTTATCCAGGACGAGGGGGCCAGCTTGTGCGTTCAGCAGGTCTTTCTGCTCAATTAATGGCAAAAACCGACAATGGGTATGTAAATTTAAAAATGCCATCTGGAGAAGTGAGGCTCATTCATGAAAATTGTCGAGCTACTTTTGGAGCTGTTTCTAATCCAGAGAGAAATTTACGTGTTGAAGGAAAAGCGGGGCGTTCTCGCTGGAGAGGAATTCGTCCGACTGTTCGAGGAACAGCAATGAATCCGGTAGATCACCCACATGGAGGAGGAGAAGGTAAACATAATGGATATCTTCCGCAAACCCCATGGGCAAAAGACACTAAAGGACGTCGCACGCGTTCTAAGAAAAAATCTAATAAAATGATCGTTAAAGACCGTAGGAAATAG
- the rplW gene encoding 50S ribosomal protein L23 → MLKKSPYDVILSRHVTEKARVMEQLQSNESNSSVRKCKIPKYVFLVAKKANKQEIKQALEKIYIDQKIKVTSVNTITIKPKAKRVRGRLGKKAGFKKAIVSLEPGDNIEDKG, encoded by the coding sequence ATGTTAAAAAAAAGTCCTTACGATGTCATACTATCTCGTCATGTAACAGAAAAAGCGCGAGTTATGGAGCAATTGCAATCCAATGAAAGCAATTCTTCTGTTAGGAAATGTAAAATTCCAAAATACGTTTTTTTAGTTGCAAAAAAAGCAAATAAACAAGAAATCAAGCAAGCTCTTGAAAAGATTTACATCGATCAAAAAATTAAAGTTACATCTGTAAATACAATTACTATTAAGCCCAAAGCGAAGCGTGTAAGAGGACGGCTAGGAAAAAAAGCAGGTTTTAAAAAAGCCATTGTTTCCTTAGAGCCAGGGGATAATATTGAGGATAAAGGTTAA
- the rplD gene encoding 50S ribosomal protein L4: protein MAYLKEYNLAGEEVGKIEIDDELLNPAANTQMIKDYVTALRANARQWSANTKTRAEVNHSGKKPHPQKGTGRARQGYLGAPQYKGGGRVHAPRPKFDQHVKVNKKEKRAVIRQLLIEKVLNDSLHVLQFEEMNKPQTKQVVQFLKTRNLENKKIIFLAESGDEGQSTILLEKYHTLFLSARNIFGLKFLPLAIVNGYDVIANQHLIVMNSAVDQLKVLLGGQG from the coding sequence GTGGCCTATCTAAAGGAATATAATTTAGCTGGTGAGGAAGTAGGGAAAATTGAAATCGATGATGAGCTACTCAACCCAGCTGCAAATACGCAAATGATTAAAGATTATGTTACGGCCCTGCGTGCGAATGCTCGCCAGTGGTCTGCAAACACAAAAACAAGAGCAGAAGTAAATCATAGTGGTAAAAAACCTCATCCTCAAAAAGGAACTGGTAGAGCAAGGCAAGGTTATTTAGGTGCTCCTCAATATAAAGGAGGAGGGCGTGTTCATGCTCCTAGGCCAAAATTTGATCAACACGTAAAGGTGAACAAAAAAGAAAAGCGTGCTGTAATCCGTCAACTGTTGATTGAAAAAGTATTAAATGATTCTCTGCATGTTTTGCAATTTGAAGAAATGAATAAACCACAAACAAAACAAGTAGTGCAGTTTTTAAAGACAAGAAATTTAGAGAATAAAAAAATTATTTTCTTAGCTGAGAGCGGCGATGAAGGACAGAGCACTATATTACTAGAGAAATATCATACGTTATTTTTAAGCGCTCGTAATATTTTTGGATTGAAATTTCTTCCGTTAGCTATTGTAAATGGATATGACGTGATCGCTAATCAGCATCTGATTGTGATGAATTCAGCTGTAGATCAGCTAAAAGTTCTATTGGGAGGACAGGGTTAA
- the rplC gene encoding 50S ribosomal protein L3, which yields MTLKFQGKKKGMTMRFDAQGNQIVCTVILAEPNVIAQIKSSQGKDGYNAVQLAAYKVKSSKLKNVSKPLQGHFAKAKIEPRSGLKESRVENVEDFQVAQELNVSYFNEISYVDISGISKGKGHQGVMKRHNFAGGPASHGSGFHRHGGSTGMRSTPGRCLPGQKKSGRMGNEMVTTQNLRVVKVDLEKNVILVEGAVPGPRNGLVYISKAKKKA from the coding sequence ATGACTTTAAAATTTCAAGGGAAGAAAAAAGGAATGACAATGCGATTTGATGCTCAAGGCAATCAAATTGTTTGCACAGTGATTTTGGCAGAGCCTAATGTCATAGCTCAAATTAAAAGCAGCCAAGGTAAAGATGGCTATAATGCTGTTCAGCTAGCGGCTTATAAAGTTAAATCTTCAAAGCTTAAGAATGTTTCTAAACCACTGCAAGGTCATTTTGCAAAAGCAAAAATAGAGCCAAGGTCTGGTTTAAAAGAATCTAGAGTAGAGAACGTAGAAGACTTTCAAGTAGCTCAAGAGCTTAATGTGAGTTATTTTAACGAGATTAGCTATGTCGATATTTCTGGTATTTCGAAAGGTAAAGGTCATCAAGGCGTTATGAAACGTCATAATTTTGCAGGCGGACCTGCTTCTCATGGTTCTGGATTCCATCGTCATGGTGGCTCAACTGGTATGCGTTCTACACCAGGACGTTGTTTACCAGGACAAAAAAAATCCGGTCGAATGGGAAATGAAATGGTAACTACGCAGAATCTGCGCGTGGTAAAAGTTGATCTAGAAAAGAATGTTATCCTTGTTGAAGGGGCTGTTCCAGGGCCGCGCAATGGATTAGTTTATATCTCAAAAGCAAAGAAGAAAGCGTAA
- the fmt gene encoding methionyl-tRNA formyltransferase has protein sequence MKIIFFGTSSFAAQILFYLVQNQVDVIAVVTRPDRPTGRSLKSSFPPVKQTAIQLSLPVFQPEKASSSEFVAQLKSLQADLFIVVAYGEIVKKEVLDIPSLGCINIHASLLPKYRGAAPMQRCLINAEKETGISIIEMTPKMDAGDIIAMQKIPVPFEMTHGELEKELCVLAQEMILQVIEQFKNHSVKKVPQDHSQMSLAPKISAQEEEIDWNLDSTLVHNRIRALSPSPGAFCMLEIKSQKKRLKVLRAFPEELQFSEKPGSLVKLGKEVGVVCGQGVLRLLEVQLEGKRAMSAADCFNGLQNPKII, from the coding sequence ATGAAAATTATTTTTTTTGGCACTTCGTCTTTTGCTGCGCAAATTTTATTTTATCTTGTACAAAACCAAGTTGATGTAATAGCTGTTGTTACACGTCCCGATCGTCCAACAGGACGATCGTTAAAATCTTCTTTTCCTCCTGTAAAACAAACTGCAATCCAATTAAGTTTACCTGTTTTTCAACCTGAAAAAGCTTCTTCTTCAGAATTCGTTGCACAGCTTAAAAGCTTACAAGCCGATCTTTTTATTGTGGTGGCTTACGGAGAGATTGTAAAAAAAGAAGTTTTAGACATTCCTTCTTTAGGATGCATTAACATCCATGCAAGTCTTCTCCCTAAATATAGAGGAGCTGCTCCCATGCAAAGATGTTTGATAAACGCAGAAAAAGAAACAGGTATTTCTATTATTGAAATGACTCCAAAAATGGATGCTGGGGATATCATAGCTATGCAAAAAATTCCCGTTCCTTTTGAAATGACTCACGGTGAACTGGAAAAAGAGCTATGTGTATTAGCTCAAGAAATGATCTTGCAGGTCATTGAACAATTTAAAAATCATTCTGTGAAAAAAGTCCCGCAAGATCATTCTCAAATGAGCTTAGCCCCAAAAATATCTGCTCAAGAAGAAGAAATTGATTGGAATCTTGATTCTACTCTAGTGCATAACCGCATTCGAGCTTTATCCCCATCCCCAGGTGCTTTTTGCATGCTAGAGATAAAAAGCCAAAAAAAGCGCCTTAAAGTCCTACGCGCATTTCCAGAAGAGCTGCAATTTTCAGAAAAACCAGGCTCTCTTGTTAAATTAGGTAAAGAAGTAGGAGTTGTCTGCGGACAAGGAGTATTGCGTCTTCTGGAAGTGCAACTCGAAGGCAAGCGAGCTATGTCAGCAGCGGATTGCTTTAATGGTCTTCAAAACCCAAAGATTATTTGA
- the lpxA gene encoding acyl-ACP--UDP-N-acetylglucosamine O-acyltransferase → MSQSNIHPTAIIESGAKIGRNVTIEAYAIIKKNVTLEDHVVIKSHAYIDGYTTIGEGTIVWPSASIGTKTQDLKFKGEKTFVVIGKYCEIREFTTINSSCKEGSVVSVGDGCLIMAYCHIAHNCQIGNQVIMANNAMLAGHVVVEDHAIIGGMTPVHQFARIGKYAMVGGFSRITHDVPPYTIGAGTPYKLGGLNLVGLRRHGFSLEDRRALSRAFKITYRAKLRLSKALERIHREIEPTIHIQHWINFCRSSQRGLIGFQQSVQQLVEEDFDELEELIEERV, encoded by the coding sequence ATGTCTCAGTCAAATATCCATCCTACTGCCATCATCGAATCCGGTGCAAAGATTGGTAGGAATGTTACAATTGAAGCGTATGCGATCATTAAAAAAAATGTTACGCTGGAAGATCATGTTGTTATTAAGTCTCATGCCTATATCGATGGTTATACCACAATTGGAGAAGGAACAATTGTATGGCCCTCTGCAAGTATTGGTACAAAAACTCAAGACTTAAAATTTAAAGGGGAAAAAACGTTTGTTGTCATTGGAAAATATTGTGAAATCCGAGAATTTACCACAATTAACTCCTCTTGCAAAGAAGGTTCTGTGGTAAGTGTAGGAGATGGTTGCTTAATCATGGCCTATTGCCATATTGCTCATAATTGTCAAATTGGGAATCAAGTAATTATGGCAAATAATGCCATGCTAGCTGGGCATGTGGTTGTAGAAGACCATGCAATCATTGGTGGAATGACACCTGTTCACCAATTTGCACGTATAGGGAAATATGCAATGGTAGGAGGATTTAGTCGCATTACGCATGATGTTCCTCCTTATACCATTGGAGCAGGAACCCCTTATAAGCTAGGAGGCTTGAATCTAGTTGGTTTAAGGCGCCATGGATTTTCTCTAGAAGATCGTAGGGCTTTATCAAGGGCTTTTAAAATTACCTACCGAGCTAAATTACGTCTTTCTAAAGCATTAGAGCGCATTCATCGAGAAATTGAGCCAACCATCCACATTCAGCACTGGATAAATTTTTGTCGCAGTTCTCAGAGGGGATTAATTGGATTTCAGCAATCGGTTCAACAATTAGTCGAAGAAGACTTTGATGAGCTAGAAGAGTTAATTGAAGAGAGAGTTTAA
- the fabZ gene encoding 3-hydroxyacyl-ACP dehydratase FabZ, with the protein MSEALSEQNIVLNIKEIAKILPHRYPFLLVDKIIHLSLEENRIVGQKSVTFNEHFFQGHFPDAPIMPGVLVLEALAQTGGILIYKKGFHAKTAVLLNIQDAKFRKPVVPGDTLRLEVSMLHLSGSGGKISACAIVNEKVVTEAKIGFALLDKDQL; encoded by the coding sequence ATGAGTGAAGCCCTTTCAGAGCAGAATATCGTTTTGAATATTAAGGAAATTGCCAAAATTTTGCCCCATCGTTATCCTTTCTTGCTCGTTGATAAAATCATTCACTTAAGTCTTGAGGAGAATCGGATCGTTGGGCAAAAAAGTGTTACGTTTAATGAACATTTCTTTCAAGGCCATTTTCCCGATGCTCCTATTATGCCTGGCGTTCTTGTATTGGAAGCCTTGGCTCAAACAGGAGGGATTTTAATTTATAAAAAAGGATTTCATGCGAAAACAGCTGTATTATTGAATATTCAAGATGCAAAGTTTCGTAAACCCGTTGTACCAGGCGATACATTAAGGCTAGAAGTATCCATGCTGCACTTAAGTGGAAGTGGGGGGAAAATTTCAGCATGCGCAATAGTAAATGAGAAAGTAGTAACAGAAGCTAAAATTGGATTTGCGTTACTTGATAAAGATCAGCTTTAG
- the lpxC gene encoding UDP-3-O-acyl-N-acetylglucosamine deacetylase: protein MPSVERKQRTLQKSVSISGIGVFTGQETTLIFHPSVADQGIIFQRTDLPNAPKIVASLDSVYSTPRCTIIGNKKASIQMVEHLLASLRAHEIDNVFIQISGPEVPMLDGSSKEFSQLIEEAGVMELREDKKVFSLQTPIFWSNDQVQIIAIPANEYRLSYTLHYPHCLGIGTQFHTFVLSKEEFVKEIAPCRTFSIYEEVVPMIEKGFIKRGSLENAILVKENEVINPEGLRYPNEMARHKILDLIGDLSLIPISFLAHVIAIRSGHTSNNRFAKLLYNQIKMENL from the coding sequence ATGCCAAGCGTTGAAAGAAAACAACGCACTCTACAAAAAAGTGTATCTATTTCTGGAATAGGGGTCTTTACCGGACAAGAAACCACTCTAATTTTTCATCCTTCTGTTGCAGATCAAGGGATTATATTTCAACGCACAGATTTGCCGAATGCACCTAAGATTGTTGCCTCGCTAGATTCTGTGTATAGCACTCCTAGATGTACCATAATTGGTAACAAAAAAGCTTCTATACAAATGGTAGAACATTTACTTGCTTCTTTGCGCGCTCATGAAATTGATAATGTATTTATTCAAATTTCAGGACCAGAGGTTCCCATGCTAGATGGAAGCTCTAAAGAATTTTCTCAATTGATTGAAGAAGCAGGTGTAATGGAGCTAAGGGAAGATAAAAAAGTATTTTCTCTGCAAACCCCTATATTTTGGTCGAATGACCAGGTTCAGATCATTGCAATTCCAGCTAATGAGTACCGGTTGAGTTATACTTTGCACTATCCTCATTGTTTAGGAATTGGTACGCAGTTTCATACATTTGTTTTAAGTAAAGAGGAGTTTGTTAAAGAAATTGCTCCTTGCCGTACTTTTTCCATTTATGAAGAAGTAGTTCCTATGATAGAAAAAGGGTTTATTAAAAGAGGCAGTTTAGAAAATGCCATTCTCGTTAAGGAAAATGAAGTGATTAATCCAGAAGGATTGCGTTATCCAAATGAAATGGCTCGTCATAAGATCTTAGATCTAATAGGGGATCTTTCTCTTATACCTATTTCTTTTTTAGCGCATGTTATTGCTATTCGTTCTGGACACACTTCTAATAATAGGTTTGCTAAATTGCTATATAATCAAATTAAAATGGAGAATCTTTGA
- a CDS encoding DoxX family protein, producing MFRSTIIFLGRVCISLIFIATAFQKLLDWQGAEQQFITAIHNLSGISGQKEWIKQGLEMILSRPSLAFFMQTIIQFLGGVCIFLGLFVRFAAFILALVVLGTILVFYPFWLTPGIERASQMTLFLQHLSMLGGLLLLMGYDRRKKEVIIRHDPIIPPKIDDV from the coding sequence ATGTTTCGTTCCACGATTATATTTTTAGGTCGGGTTTGTATTAGTTTAATTTTTATTGCAACTGCTTTTCAAAAATTGCTTGATTGGCAAGGAGCAGAGCAGCAGTTTATAACTGCTATACATAATTTAAGTGGGATAAGTGGGCAAAAGGAGTGGATAAAACAAGGATTAGAAATGATTCTTTCAAGGCCATCTCTTGCCTTCTTTATGCAAACCATTATACAGTTTCTAGGAGGTGTATGTATTTTTTTAGGTCTCTTTGTTCGTTTTGCAGCTTTTATTTTAGCCTTGGTGGTCTTAGGGACAATTCTAGTTTTTTATCCATTTTGGCTTACACCAGGTATTGAAAGAGCATCGCAAATGACCTTGTTTTTACAACATTTAAGTATGTTAGGAGGGCTTTTATTGTTGATGGGGTATGATCGAAGAAAAAAAGAAGTAATTATTCGTCATGATCCTATTATTCCGCCAAAAATAGATGATGTTTAG
- a CDS encoding RsmB/NOP family class I SAM-dependent RNA methyltransferase, whose protein sequence is MIKKTFREHHLFTILSEYESQVLPLDRFLKEYFRFHKAIGSKDRKVLCENIYSMVRWKGLLDYLCDKPVSWEARYQKLFQIKPDHFFDNAQIPLHTRLSFPKELFSLIVDSLGEEKACFFCRASNSTAPITVRVNLLKTSRENLLKAWENELAATCGSFHTAIILPKRVNFFTLPEFKMGHFEVQDEASQRLADLVAVKPGQLVLDFCAGSGGKSLAIAPKMQGKGQLFLHDIRKHTLIEAKKRLKRAGIQNAQVLLPSSSQKKALYEKFDWVLVDAPCSGTGTLRRNPDMKWRFTSKMLQKTLEEQRLIFEQALRFVKPGGHIVYMTCSVLQLENEEQTQYFKKTFSLNTISSAFSTLPLDSNDPDGFYGQVFVK, encoded by the coding sequence ATGATAAAGAAAACCTTTCGAGAACATCATCTATTTACTATTCTCTCTGAATACGAAAGCCAGGTGCTTCCTTTAGATCGCTTTCTAAAGGAATATTTTCGTTTTCATAAAGCAATAGGTTCTAAAGATCGGAAAGTTTTATGTGAAAATATTTATTCTATGGTCAGATGGAAAGGTTTATTGGATTATTTATGTGATAAGCCTGTCTCATGGGAAGCTAGATATCAAAAGCTTTTCCAAATAAAACCAGATCATTTTTTTGATAATGCGCAGATCCCCTTACATACACGCTTAAGTTTTCCCAAAGAGCTCTTCTCTCTCATTGTAGATAGTTTAGGCGAAGAAAAAGCTTGTTTTTTTTGTCGAGCTAGCAACTCTACAGCCCCCATAACGGTAAGAGTCAACCTATTAAAAACTTCTCGAGAAAACCTATTAAAAGCATGGGAAAACGAATTAGCTGCAACTTGTGGCTCATTTCACACAGCGATTATTTTACCTAAAAGAGTCAATTTTTTTACTCTCCCTGAATTCAAAATGGGTCATTTTGAGGTGCAAGATGAAGCAAGTCAGCGTCTTGCAGATCTAGTTGCAGTTAAACCAGGGCAATTAGTGCTCGACTTTTGTGCAGGAAGTGGCGGAAAATCTTTAGCCATCGCCCCTAAAATGCAGGGGAAAGGACAGCTGTTTTTACATGATATTAGAAAACACACCCTGATCGAAGCTAAAAAACGCTTAAAAAGAGCTGGTATACAAAATGCTCAAGTGTTGCTTCCCTCCTCTTCTCAAAAAAAGGCACTTTATGAAAAATTTGACTGGGTATTAGTTGATGCTCCCTGCAGTGGAACAGGTACACTACGCAGAAACCCCGATATGAAATGGCGCTTTACTTCAAAGATGCTTCAGAAAACACTAGAAGAACAAAGACTGATCTTTGAACAAGCTCTGCGGTTTGTCAAACCAGGAGGTCATATCGTATATATGACCTGTAGCGTATTACAATTAGAAAATGAAGAACAAACTCAATATTTTAAAAAAACTTTTTCATTAAACACTATTTCTTCTGCTTTTAGCACTTTACCCTTGGACTCAAATGATCCTGATGGATTCTATGGCCAAGTCTTTGTAAAATAA